In Candidatus Hydrogenedentota bacterium, the sequence TGGCATGGCGGGGATACTAATCGTCGCGCGGTTCCTGGAGGCCGATCCTCGTGGCTACGGCACTCACGAACAGCTTGGCTTCCCGCCTTGCCTCACGCAGCGTTTCCTTCACATCCCATGTCCTCTATGCGGCATGACAACTTCGTTCGCGCTGATGGCACACGGAAAGCCCGTTGAAGCCTTTTTGGCTCAGCCAGCGGGAGCCTTGGCGTTTGTAGCCGTGTTATCCGGGATCCTCCTGCTTGCATTCTTCCTGATAACG encodes:
- a CDS encoding DUF2752 domain-containing protein, which gives rise to MNRPEAIEGDQATPESRLLHRILMLLGLLGMAGILIVARFLEADPRGYGTHEQLGFPPCLTQRFLHIPCPLCGMTTSFALMAHGKPVEAFLAQPAGALAFVAVLSGILLLAFFLITGRTLDVDDVGGFALKWGRLLAIPLILAWIYKIVAETVLPR